In Streptomyces sp. TLI_146, the genomic stretch CGTGGTGCTCTTCCCCGGCACCCGCCGCGCCGCGCCCCGCCTCGCCCCCGCGCACCGGCGGCTGCGGGTCAGGGCCGCGCGGATCACCGTGCACGTCCACCCCGCCGACCTGCTCCGCGACGTCGACGTGGTGGTCTCGCCCGCCAACACGTACTTCGCGCTGCCCGAGGCCTACAAGTCCTCCGTCGCCGCCTCGCTGCGCCGCGCGGGCGCCCTGCGCGATCCGGCGGGCGGGCTCGTCGAGGACCGGATACACGACGAGTTACGGGCCTGGGTCGCCCGGCACGGCAGACCCGGCGGCGCCGTCGCCCCCGGCACGGTCGCCGTCACCGGCGCGGGGGCCCTGGAGCGGCAGGGCGTGCGGCGGCTCTACCACGCGGCCGTCGCCGTGCCCCGGGCCGGGACCAACGACTACGACGTGCTGCCCGCCGATGTCACCCGCGCCGTGGCCCGCGCCTTCGCGCTGCTCGGCGAGGAGGCCGGGCGCCACCGGCCGCCGCTCACCTCCCTGTGCCTGCCGCTGCTCGGCGCCGGGCGCGGCGGACTCGCCCCGGCCGACAGCCTCGCCGCCATGTGGGCCGCCGTCGAGGCGGAGCTCGCCCGGGGCGCCCGCTGGGACCTCCACTTCGTGGTGCGGCGCGCCGAACGCGCCGATCTGATCGAGCAGTTGCTGGGGGCGGAGATCGCGTGAATCCCTATGCCGTACTGGCGGCGGCCGCCGCCGAGTGGGACACCGTGGGGCCCCGGCTCGACGCGGGCGTACGGGAAGAGCTGACCGTGCTGCTCGCGCGCGTGCGGGCCGCCGCCCGGTTCGAGGCCGACCCGGCCGGGATCGCCGAACGTGCCGTGGAGCTGCTGCGCACCCGGCTGCCGGACCGGTTCGGGCCCGGCCGGTTCGCCCCCACCGCCTTCCTGGCGGACACGGGTGCACCGGACGCCGGCTATCTCGGCTTTCACGCCGAGGACCTCGCCGTCCTGCTGCTCGACGGGCACCGGATGGTCGGGCCGGTGCTCGGCGCCGTACGGGAGCGGCTGCTCGCCGCCCCGGCGGTGGACGGCGACACCGTGCTGCGCGCGGGCGGCGACCCGTACGCACCCGGGCTCGTGCGGCTGCGCGGCGAGGGCGGGGTGCTGCGGCTGCCCGCCTTCCAGTTCTCCGAGGGCACCCTGCCCCGGCTCGCCGTCCTGGAGGTCAACGAGGTGCTGCGGGCCGACACCGACCCCTGGGGCGCCGCCGACTGGTGGCTGTCCGAGAACGCCTGGCTGGGCACCGCCCCCGTACGGCTGCTCGGCACCCCGGACGACCGGCGGCTCGCCGCGACCGCCCGCCACCTCGTCGAGGGGGAGTAGCCCGTGCCCAACTACCAGCCGCCCGCAGCGATGGCCCAGACCCCCGCCAAGGTGACCCTGACGGCCGGGACCGTGCTCTACCGGGTGCACGCCTCGCGCCGGGCCGGGCACTGCTTCAACCCCGTTCCGGCGCACTGCCTCTACGGGGGAGGCCGGTTCGACTCGACGGGCTGCGACACGTACGGCTATCTGTACGCCGGGCTCAGCCCCGAGTCGGCGGTGAGCGAGACGCTGCTGCACTCGCTGCCGTTCGACCCGGCCGGGGGCGCCCGGCTGGTGCCCAGGGTGGCGGTGGCGGGGCGGCGGCTGACCGTGCTGCGGCTGACCACCGGGCTCGACGTGGTCTCCCTGGTGACCGGGCACGAGCTCGCCGCCGTCCACCAGGACAGCTGGCTGGTCCAGGCCGAGTCGCGGGACTATCCGTACACCCGCGACTGGGCGCACTGGATCCGCCGCCACACCGACCCGTGGGCCCAGGGCTTCCTGTGGGCCTCCAAGCGCGAGCCGGGCGACCGGGCGGTGGTGCTCTTCGGCGACCGCTGCCCGCCGGACGCGCTCGCCGCCACCGCCGACGACCCCGTCGAGTTCGCCACCCCGGCGGGCGAGGAGTGGCTGAACTCCGTCCTGCTGCCGTACCACGCGCGCCTCGCGCCCTGATGAGATCCGGACTCCGCGTGCCCGAGAACGACGAGCTGAACGACATCCTGGACGAACTGTGGGGCGAGCGCGCCGCGTTCATCGAGTCGGACGGTACGGACGAGGAGCGGCTCGCCCTGCTCGACCCGTCCGTACGCCACCACGAGGACGCCCTAGACGCGCTCGCGGACGACGCCCCCGAGGCCGCCGAACTGCACGAGGGGCTCGGGTTCCTCTGCCAGCAGCGGGCGCTGCTCACCGACGAGGGCGAGGACCTGCTGCTCTCCGCCCGGCACTACGCGGCCGTGCTCGCCGCCGCCCACCCCGACAGCGACCTCCCGCTGGTGCGCTACAGCCGGGCCGTCTCGCTGATGGTGCACGGCCGCGCCACCGGGAACCGGGCCGAACTGGAGGAGGCCCGCGCCGAGTTCGACACGGCGGCCGTCGAGGCGCGGCGGGCGGGCGGCGAGCGGCCGGACTGGGTGGAGGACGCCCAGTACAAGCTGGTGTTGTGCCGGGCGCTGATCTGGACGATGTGGCAGGACGAGGCGCAGGCGGCCGCCGCCGAGGCCGAGCTGGGGACCCTCCTCGCCGCCGACCCGGGGGTGGAGGAGCGGCTGCTGCCGCAGTACCTCGACTTCTTCGGGCGGGTGCTGTACGAGCGGGGCGTCGTCCGCCAGGACGCGGCGGCCAAGGACCGTGGCGTACGGCTGCTGCGGCGCGGGCTGCTGGAGTGGGAGCCGGAGCGGGACGGGCGGCTCGCGGCCACCGCGACCCTGCTCTGCGTGGCCCAGCAGGCCCGCTACCGCGACGACCCCGACCCCGGGCGGCTGCGCGACGTGGTGCTCGCCGCCCGCGCGGTGATCGGCGAGGAGGGCACGGAGAAGGAGCTGCGGGACATGGCCGTCCTGATGCTCGGCTGGGCCCGCCAGATGCTCGCCGAGCACGGGCTCGAAGACGACAGCGACGGGCCGGACGTCTCCTTCGAGGAGGTGCAGCGCGTCTACCGGTCGATGATGGACGGCGTCCAGGACGGCACCTACCAGCTGGACTACGGCGACGAGGGCTACTTCGCGCTGATCAACGACGCCGCCTCGCCGGACCGCGCCAAGCACGGCTTCGACCACGTCTTCGCCAAGTGGAGCGAGCTGGAGCCGGGCAGCGTCGAGCACACCCGGGGCGCGGCCGCCCTCCTCGCGCACCTGCCGATGTTCGACCCGCACGGCGACCAGGTCACCAAGGAGCAGCGGGACGCGCTGACCCGGGCCGTGCTGCGGCCGGGCCCCGACGACGACCCCGACTGGCGGCGCCGGGCCCACGCGGTGGCGGGCGGCGCGCTGCTCACCGAGGAGCTGGCGGCCGGGGCCGGAGCCCGCCTGGACGAGGTCCTCGCCCACTTCGACAGCGCCGAGGAGGGCCCCGGCATCGGCGCCGACCTGGGCCTGGTGCGGATGATGGCGACCGTGCACCGGGGCCAGATGAGCGGCACCGCCGACGACATGGCGGCGGGCGCGCAGGCGTGGCGGCAGCTGCGCGAGAACCCCGAACTGTCGCCGTACGCACGGCGGTTGATGGACGCCCAGCAGTCCGGCTACGACGCGGCGCAGGCGGCCCGCAGCGGCGATCTGGACGCCACGGACGGGCACATCGCGGCCCTCCACGCGGCCATCGGCACACTCGCCGAGGACGACACCTCCCGCATCGAGCTGTGGACGTTGCTGGAGAACGCCCGCTCGGCCCGCGACGAACTCGCCGAGCGGCTCGGCGCCCCGCCCGCGCCCCCGCTCGCCGGCCGGCCCACCGCCGCCGAACTGCGTCGCGGCGCCGCCCGGTTGAGCCGCGACCACCGGGCGTGGGTGCTCGGCGACGGCGGCATCGCGCGGGCGCGCCGGGCCGGGCTCACCGGGGACGTGGAGCGGATCCGGGAGGCGCTCGCGCTGATCGAGGAGGGGCTCGCACTCAGCGACGAGGGCAGCGACAGCTGGCTGCGCTACTCGCACACGGCGGGCAGCGTGTACTGCGGGCTCGCTTCGGGGGAGCGGCTGCCGTACCGCCGCACCGAGCTCCTCGCCAAGGGCATCGGCCTGCTGGAGGCGGCGACCCGCCAGGCCGCCGGGCCCGGACACCGGCTCTGGG encodes the following:
- a CDS encoding RES family NAD+ phosphorylase, whose protein sequence is MPNYQPPAAMAQTPAKVTLTAGTVLYRVHASRRAGHCFNPVPAHCLYGGGRFDSTGCDTYGYLYAGLSPESAVSETLLHSLPFDPAGGARLVPRVAVAGRRLTVLRLTTGLDVVSLVTGHELAAVHQDSWLVQAESRDYPYTRDWAHWIRRHTDPWAQGFLWASKREPGDRAVVLFGDRCPPDALAATADDPVEFATPAGEEWLNSVLLPYHARLAP
- a CDS encoding CHAT domain-containing protein, translated to MPENDELNDILDELWGERAAFIESDGTDEERLALLDPSVRHHEDALDALADDAPEAAELHEGLGFLCQQRALLTDEGEDLLLSARHYAAVLAAAHPDSDLPLVRYSRAVSLMVHGRATGNRAELEEARAEFDTAAVEARRAGGERPDWVEDAQYKLVLCRALIWTMWQDEAQAAAAEAELGTLLAADPGVEERLLPQYLDFFGRVLYERGVVRQDAAAKDRGVRLLRRGLLEWEPERDGRLAATATLLCVAQQARYRDDPDPGRLRDVVLAARAVIGEEGTEKELRDMAVLMLGWARQMLAEHGLEDDSDGPDVSFEEVQRVYRSMMDGVQDGTYQLDYGDEGYFALINDAASPDRAKHGFDHVFAKWSELEPGSVEHTRGAAALLAHLPMFDPHGDQVTKEQRDALTRAVLRPGPDDDPDWRRRAHAVAGGALLTEELAAGAGARLDEVLAHFDSAEEGPGIGADLGLVRMMATVHRGQMSGTADDMAAGAQAWRQLRENPELSPYARRLMDAQQSGYDAAQAARSGDLDATDGHIAALHAAIGTLAEDDTSRIELWTLLENARSARDELAERLGAPPAPPLAGRPTAAELRRGAARLSRDHRAWVLGDGGIARARRAGLTGDVERIREALALIEEGLALSDEGSDSWLRYSHTAGSVYCGLASGERLPYRRTELLAKGIGLLEAATRQAAGPGHRLWAQAALALGRAYRTRGRTGDRAAGRRYGLDALRGHAWAALLQSGTADAAEAARTATAMSLEVAAWCLADGVPEEAVQALDSCRGLVLHAATTASSVPELLEEGGHDALAREWRATGASADLVPSALRRRALSALTADGSTADGSTGEGSTGDGSTADGEGRGGPGTGGAGAARLLDTPAPGEIGDALKALGKDALVYLVPKSEDGGGVAVLVTSRGDVHHVPLPRLTEDAGPLREYEPLARAAGRDLGPVPGWGAAAPARPLRDQLDRLCSWAWYAAVRPLFDLFVVPDKPGRVPRLVLVPMGALGLVPWHAAWAPDGDGARRHAIEEAEISYAASARLLCEVAARPRTPHTGSALVVGNPTGDLRYAGEEADAVCRAFYPGARFLGLRTGDGTPDEVAHWLREGGDGGAVLHLACHAAVEESRSSSAYLSLKGGELAAERLTGALRGRLGLVVLAACRSHVSGRGHNEAYSLAAAFLVAGARSVVGSLWPVPDDATSVLMFMTHYFLRREDEPPVRALRRAQLWMLDPARELPPELPPVLAARATAIDPADLSAWAGFTHLGQ